A genomic window from Solanum dulcamara chromosome 11, daSolDulc1.2, whole genome shotgun sequence includes:
- the LOC129872675 gene encoding putative FBD-associated F-box protein At1g61330, protein MKASGSKIERVLVSSDRKRFKRNDDDKSNTNSIIYLPNEIVDRIFTFLPIKHAISSSLVAKPFLTSWLYARHLCFDRAFRLNCSKRGRDEIPIINNIVSNHLGEKIHSFHIYIHDPTRYSLLFLAWTRYVASKGLEELVVHTIEPNVDFFHRLHAAFIDVETLRVLKLICCALYLPSEFKGLRFLKSLSLTKVRFVPYFIKRLFSCCVVLESLDLKACFFIGELTIKGSNKFQTLLIKGCRNIILITIDNPSITTFHYSGEINKIKFVHPTRLKDVILNFGATKGFQHLSEMDDLIEVLRNVQSLSFNHTLLEGFCPRYVEFEYKNLEYHFLNLKELQLVRRGLSFVNPWDILCFVKNCPQIQRLFLDFGNHAMEAGSYWNLVAKENFDKCQIDFPHLKLLKVKGFKKLDLEKKLVDSFLINARFLESVIIVESKNNCHEIKLSDFITVSKIATISIFGHHKDKSRVFPKHGVL, encoded by the exons ATGAAAGCTTCAGGATCCAAAATAGAGCGAGTTTTAGTGTCATCGGATAGAAAAAgatttaaaagaaatgatgatgATAAGTCCAACACCAATTCTATTATTTATCTTCCTAATgaaattgttgatagaatttTCACTTTCTTACCTATCAAACATGCTATTTCTTCATCTCTTGTTGCTAAACCATTTTTAACTTCATGGTTATATGCTCGTCATCTTTGTTTTGATAGAGCTTTTAGGCTAAATTGCTCCAAAAGAGGTAGAGATGAAATTCCAATTATTAATAATATCGTAAGTAATCATTTAGGCGAAAAAATTCATAGCTTTCATATTTATATTCACGATCCAACAAGATACTCACTTTTATTCTTAGCATGGACTCGATATGTTGCATCAAAGGGTCTAGAAGAGCTCGTGGTACATACAATTGAACCTAATGTTGATTTTTTTCACCGTCTACATGCTGCTTTCATCGATGTTGAAACTCTCCgtgttttaaaattaatttgttgTGCGTTGTATCTACCGTCAGAATTTAAAGGTTTACGATTCTTGAAATCTCTTAGTCTAACTAAGGTTCGCTTCGTaccttattttattaaaagattATTTTCATGTTGTGTGGTTCTTGAATCTCTGGATTTGAAGGCTTGTTTTTTTATTGGTGAACTTACCATCAAAGGTTCAAATAAGTTTCAGACATTGTTGATTAAGGGCTGCAGAAACATAATTTTGATCACTATTGATAATCCGAGTATTACCACATTTCATTATAGTGGTGAGATTAACAAAATCAAATTTGTGCATCCAACAAGATTAAAAGAtgtgattttaaattttggTGCCACAAAGGGATTTCAACATCTAAGTGAAATGGATGATTTGATTGAAGTCTTGAGAAATGTTCAGTCTCTCTCATTTAACCATACTCTTCTCGAg GGGTTCTGTCCAAGATATGTTGAATTTGAATACAAAAATTTGGAGTACCATTTTCTGAATTTGAAGGAACTTCAATTGGTGAGACGTGGATTGAGTTTCGTCAATCCTTGGGATATTCTTTGTTTTGTCAAGAACTGTCCCCAAATTCAGAGACTCTTTCTTGAT TTTGGCAATCATGCAATGGAAGCTGGAAGCTATTGGAATCTAGTGGCAAAGGAAAACTTTGACAAGTGCCAAAtagattttccacatctcaagCTATTGAAAGTGAAAGGATTCAAGaaacttgatcttgaaaagAAATTAGTGGATTCTTTCTTGATTAACGCAAGATTTTTGGAGTCTGTGATTATAGTTGAATCAAAGAATAATTGTCATGAAATTAAACTTAGTGATTTCATTACAGTTTCAAAGATAGCTACTATTTCTATCTTTGGTCATCACAAGGATAAAAGTCGTGTCTTTCCTAAGCATGGAGTCCTGTGA
- the LOC129874986 gene encoding uncharacterized protein LOC129874986, whose protein sequence is MTSPFKSLTKIPQLSSVCCSSDPKTEIHYSKGKRRRTLGNTYMIRPRTLLFYYSNSSSISHISHRWISSTTQLQASWINKIKGAFTGQKTSSDAANIPTSDSFTLLQFADQLGKARKLGTLKQYIVGRSSEVTFADAFEKQQGILQYLGALDPTGENLQTIQKQEAAKHCKCTIVDVENTLAKFTWAKEAQKKIEKLKEEGKPMPKSLAEIQKLMGSSPMDIAQSNLAKSGQISRNAFCPCGSKKRYKRCCGKDSTS, encoded by the exons ATGACGTCGCCCTTTAAATCCCTAACTAAAATCCCTCAGTTATCATCAGTCTGTTGCTCTTCCGATCCAAAGACAGAGATCCATTATAGCAAAGGAAAGAGACGACGCACACTCGGTAATACATATATGATTCGTCCTCGAACCCTACTGTTTTACTACTCAAACTCATCATCAATCTCTCACATTTCACACCGATGGATTTCTTCCACAACACAACTCCAAGCTTCATGGATTAACAAGATTAAAGGTGCATTCACCGGCCAAAAAACCAGCTCCGATGCCGCCAATATACCCACCTCCGACTCATTCACTCTCCTTC AATTTGCGGATCAATTGGGCAAAGCGAGGAAGTTGGGGACTCTGAAGCAGTATATAGTAGGGAGAAGTAGTGAAGTTACATTTGCTGATGCTTTTGAGAAGCAGCAAGGTATTCTTCAATATCTTGGTGCATTGGATCCCACTGGAGAG aatcTTCAAACAATTCAAAAGCAAGAGGCAGCAAAACATTGCAAGTGCACAATAGTTGATGTCGAGAATACGTTGGCAAAGTTTACTTGGGCAAAAGAGGCACAAAAGAAAATTGAGAAGCTGAAGGAAGAAGGGAAGCCAATGCCAAAGAGCCTGGCTGAG ATTCAAAAGTTGATGGGTTCATCCCCGATGGATATTGCACAATCAAACTTGGCTAAGAGTGGGCAAATTAGTAGGAATGCATTCTGTCCTTGTGGTTCCAAGAAGAGATACAAAAG GTGTTGCGGGAAGGATTCAACAAGTTAA
- the LOC129874150 gene encoding F-box protein SKIP27-like, protein MALGKRCGSYGSGLVRSTSFGRKRVTVDVGFSPTTHMKKVCSHNSFFNYEKSPLEELPQDILIRILCGVEHDDLKSLFRVSRAIREAIMIAKKLHFEYATPRKTLGFKNAIEDLGEFNDVEAPNAPRQLKVRKLKLSKKKMADISVALFTSEDDDNWLQRESYMQMDAVF, encoded by the exons ATGGCATTGGGGAAAAGATGTGGAAGTTACGGGTCGGGTCTAGTGAGAAGTACTTCATTTGGGAGGAAGAGAGTTACAGTAGATGTTGGTTTCAGTCCTACAACACATATGAAGAAAGTGTGCAGTCATAATTCgttttttaattatgaaaagtCTCCACTTGAAGAGTTGCCTCAAGATATTTTG ATTAGGATATTGTGTGGAGTTGAGCATGATGATTTGAAGAGTCTGTTTCGTGTATCAAGGGCAATTCGAGAGGCA ATTATGATTGCAAAAAAGTTGCATTTTGAGTATGCAACACCAAGAAAGACGCTTGGTTTCAAGAATGCAATAGAGGATTTGGGCGAATTCAATGATGTTGAAGCGCCAAATGCTCCGAGACAATTGAAAGTTCGAAAATTGAAGTTAAGCAAAAAGAAAATGGCTGATATTTCTGTTGCCTTGTTTACATCAGAAGACGATGATAATTGGCTGCAGAGAGAATCATATATGCAAATGGATGCTGTTTTTTAG
- the LOC129874004 gene encoding uncharacterized protein LOC129874004: MASKKRDSCIIDEPHTKKKAKVDEDEEAISQLPVATPRVLLNPADCDLDFNVEGNGLLGSALYEQGFAYCWSGARANMGITGGKYCFGCKIVSEQPVDMEDTPLDQQHVCRVGISRGDDAVGNLGETLHSFGFGGTGKFSSQGRFSDYGERFGVGDTIICCVNLESSPLASIGFSKNGKWLGTSKQFNAGPTGLGVVDCPMKNLQWHSALFPHVLLKNVIVHMQFSIDDGLAPVEGYKPWSCAMEDGKAIPGPSFANLCDCEVMMLVGLPASGKSTWAEKWVKEHPEKRYVLLGTNLALDLMKVPGLLRKQNYGERFERLMDRATGIFNTLLSRASQIPRNFIIDQTNVYKNARRRKLKPFANYKKVAVVIVPTPEELKLRGEKRFKEMGKEVPAEAVNQMLVNFVLPTSIDMPRADEYFDEVRFGELDRAEAQRCLDEMKENLNSKREVTPYSRESSVQSHNSPSMQYPFEAYRQSYSGSSPESLRNLPGGQPNSSYAQPPLQAPHETFYSTPSSYNPISDFGHHGSHSAYGDSRGYDMEARAAIHGGIYEPHVGSGAWNAAELHQRSTNDPYLRTSGGPRYLPPDSRGPAFESMMPTPYGFPQGVPAPRPPHGNFPSGPQHHGIYPPSGAQHHGVYPPPRPRYY, from the exons ATGGCGTCGAAGAAACGTGATTCTTGTATAATTGATGAACCTCATACCAAGAAAAAAgcaaaggttgatgaagatgaagaagctATATCACAGCTTCCAGTAGCTACACCCAGAGTTCTCCTTAACCCTGCCGATTGTGACTTAG ATTTCAATGTTGAAGGAAATGGACTACTAGGTTCAGCGCTTTATGAACAAGGATTTGCATATTGTTGGTCAGGTGCTCGAGCCAATATGGGAATCACTGGAGGAAAGTACTGCTTTGGTTGCAAAATTGTTTCAGAGCAGCCCGTAGACATGGAAGACACACCACTAGATCAACAACATGTCTGTCGTGTTGGCATCTCAAGGGGAGATGATGCAGTAGGAAACCTTGGGGAAACCCTGCACAGTTTTGGGTTTGGGGGTACTGGAAAATTTTCAAGTCAAGGAAGGTTTTCTGATTATGGTGAAAGATTTGGGGTTGGTGACACAATAATTTGTTGTGTTAACCTTGAGTCCAGCCCTCTGGCTTCCATAGGTTTCTCTAAAAATGGGAAATGGCTGGGAACATCAAAGCAATTTAATGCAGGTCCAACTGGTCTTGGAGTGGTGGATTGTCCAATGAAAAATCTACAATGGCATTCAGCTCTTTTCCCTCATGTGTTGCTTAAAAATGTAATTGTGCATATGCAGTTTAGCATAGATGATGGACTAGCTCCTGTAGAAGGATATAAACCATGGTCTTGTGCCATGGAAGATGGGAAAGCCATTCCAGGCCCTAGTTTTGCGAATCTGTGTGATTGTGAAGTTATGATGCTGGTAGGACTACCTGCTTCCGGCAAGAGTACCTGGGCTGAGAAATGGGTTAAGGAACATCCAGAAAAGCGCTATGTTTTGCTTGGGACTAATTTAGCTTTGGATCTAATGAAG GTTCCTGGTTTGCTGCGCAAACAAAACTATGGTGAAAGATTTGAACGTTTAATGGACCGTGCTACTGGTATATTCAACACTCTTTTGTCTAGGGCTTCCCAGATTCCTCGTAATTTCATAATAGATCAGACAAATGTCTACAAAAATGCTCGGAGGCGCAAATTGAAGCCCTTTGCGAACTATAAGAAG GTTGCTGTTGTGATTGTTCCAACACCTGAAGAGCTCAAGCTCCGTGGTGAGAAGCGATTCAAAGAAATGGGGAAAGAAGTTCCTGCTGAAGCAGTAAATCAAATGTTAG TGAATTTTGTTTTACCCACGAGTATAGATATGCCTAGAGCAGATGAGTACTTTGATGAG GTACGATTTGGAGAACTTGACAGAGCGGAGGCTCAGAGATGCTTAGATGAGATGAAAGAAAATTTGAATTCAAAGAGGGAAGTTACCCCTTATTCTCGTGAAAGTTCTGTGCAGTCACATAATAGCCCGTCGATGCAGTACCCTTTTGAGGCATACCGGCAGTCGTACAGTGGTTCATCACCAGAGAGTCTCAGAAATTTACCAG GTGGACAACCAAATAGTTCGTATGCTCAGCCTCCACTTCAAGCACCTCATGAAACCTTCTACTCAACCCCTTCCAGTTACAACCCTATAAGTGATTTTGGTCACCATGGAAGTCACAGTGCCTACGGTGATTCAAGGGGATATGACATGGAAGCTAGAGCAGCTATCCATGGAGGGATCTATGAGCCTCATGTGGGTTCTGGAGCTTGGAATGCTGCTGAGTTACACCAGAGAAGCACGAATGATCCCTACCTGAGGACGTCTGGTGGTCCTAGATATCTGCCACCTGACTCGAGAGGACCTGCATTTGAATCGATGATGCCAACACCATATG GCTTTCCTCAAGGGGTTCCAGCTCCAAGGCCACCACATGGAAATTTTCCTTCTGGACCACAGCATCATGGGATATACCCTCCTTCCGGAGCACAGCATCATGGGGTATACCCTCCACCTCGTCCCAGATACTACTGA